CTCCCCGAAGTGGCCGTCATCGTCCGCGAATATAAGTCGTCGGGGGTCGAACGCCGGCTATGCGCGAGCCGATCGGGGGCGACGAATGAGCGACGACGACTGGTTCGAGCGCGATCGCCCTTCCGGTGACGGCGAGCCGACCACGGACGACTTCGCGGCCGCCTTCGACGTCGATTTCGATCCTGCCCTCGATCCAGAACCGGCGATTGACGCCGTCGACGCACCGGGTTCGACTTCCGGTGGCGAGTTCGACGAGGCGTTCGAGTCGGATATCCCGCGACTCGAACTCGGGATCGGCGGCCTCGACGCGATGATTCAGGGGGGTGTCCCCGAGCGTTCGCTCATGGCCGTGATGGGCTCGGCCGGAACCGGGAAAACCACCTTCGGGTTGCAGTTCCTCCAGCACGGCATCGAGCGCGACGAGCGGGCGGTTTACATCGCGCTCGAAGAGAGCGCCACCGCGGTCCAGCAGGCGGCCACCGAGAAGGGATGGCCGTTCGACGACTATCTCGACGACGAGCGACTGGCGATCGTCGATCTCGACCCGATCGAGATGGCCAACAGCCTCACGTCGATCCGGAACGACCTCCCGCGTCTCATCGAGGAGTTCGACGCCGATCGGCTCGTTCTCGACTCCGTCTCGCTGCTGGAAATGATGTACGACGACCAGGCCAAACGCCGGATGGAGGTGTTCGATTTCACCAAGTCGCTCAAGCGCGCCGGCGTGACGACCATGCTGACGAGCGAGGCGAGCGACCGAGATCCCTACACCTCCAAACACGGCATCATCGAGTATCTCACCGACGCGGTCTTCGTCCTCCAGTACGTCCGCTCGGAGTTCGACCAGACCCGCTTGGCTATCGAGATTCAGAAGATCAGGAACGCCAACCACTCCCGCGAGACGAAACCGTACGAGATCACCAACGATGGGATTTCGGTGTATCGGCAGGCGGACATCTTCTGAGACGACCGCTCGGCGCTCTCAGCCGCCGCCGTCGCTCGCGTGTGCGGCGAGAACCGGCTTGACCGAACTGGCGAGGTCTTCGAACCGCTCCATCGACATCGAGTCGGTCGTGACCCACACGCCGTACCGGTCCTCGATGACGCGCGTCAGGTAGCCGTGTTCGAACATCCGGACCGTCGCTTGGTACTCGCCCAACTGCGTGTTCCGATACAGATCATCCGACCGTACCCCCGATCGCTCCAGCTCCGCGAACCCGGTGAGATCCGCCGTCCGGTCGAGATCCGAGCGTAAATAGAGCTGTTCGACCGTCTCCTCGGTGAAGTACGCGATGCTCCGCAGTTCGTCCCCGATGCTGGCCCGGCACGCGCTGATCAGCTCCTCGGCGAGGTCGTCCATCTCCATGGTTCGAGTTGCGGTACAGGGATAATAGTGGTGTGGGTTGTCGGGACATGACAATGTGCGATGCGCGAGCACGCGTACCCACCACTGGAGGTCGCTAGTCGCGCCCGTGTCTCGTCAGACAGTTCGAGAGGCCGATCAACTCGACCGGCTCGGAGTTGTCGGGCGAGTAGACCACCATCTGCCCCTTCTCCATGTACGGGACCTTCCCCTCCAGATTCGACGGGATGTTGACCGCCTTGATCGCGTTCTCGTCGCCGAGGTTCAACACGACCGTCGTGTTGATCTGTTTGAAGATGGGGTCGGCGATGTCCTGGGGATCCTGCGTGATGAGAAACAGGCCGAGGCGCTCCTTTCGACCCTGTTTGGCCGCCTCGGCGAACTTCCCGATGACGCGATCGGCTTGGACGCTGTCGGCGTCGGTCAGGAAGTTGTGCGCCTCGTCCATCCCCAACACGAGCGGCGTCTCCTTGATCCGATCGTGGGTCGGGTTATTCGAGAGCTTTTGGTCGACCAACAGCGACGAGAGCGCCAACACGACGGTCGTCGTCGCCCGCGAGTCGTTGATGTGGTAGGTCGGCACCGTCGTGATCCCGCCGGGCCGGACGAACGCGTCGACGAGTTCGGTGATGGGGCGAGCGTCCTGGTCGAAGATCGACCCGAAACCGAGGATCCGCCGTCGGATCGCGTCGAACGTCGCCTCGTGCACGCGGCCGGACTCGTCGAGTTCCTCCTTCAACGCCGGATCGTCGAGGAAGGTTCGAAAGTCGTCGTACGTTCCGCTGTCGCCGTACTGCCGCTCGAACTGCGGGAGCAGGACGCCCACGAGCGCGCCGTACTGGTTGTCGTTCAGTCCGCTGCCGGCGACGAGCCACGGGTTGTCGAACACCATCGAGAAGGGGATCGTGAACTCGATCTGTTCGGCCCCGTGGTGGGCGGCGGCGTAGGTCGCGTCGCCGACCTTCGGGACGAACGCCTTCGTGTCCGCGACGCCCCCGTGTGCGATCCCCTCGCGATCGAGTCGGCGCTCGTACTCGGCGTCCACTTCGGGGTTGTCGTCGTGCATCTGGGCGTACTCGTCTTGAGGATCGAACTGGACGAGCGCCGGGGCGACCGTCCGGCCGTCGTCGGTCGGGTATCGTCGGTCGTCAGCGAGATACTGTCGAAGGACGTTCTTCGCGCCGTGGGTCTTCCCGGAGCCGGTCCCGCCGGCGACGAGGGTGTGCCGGAAGACGAGCGGATCGCCGGCCTCGTAGTCGTCTTTCAGCCGGTAGTCGATCGTCGGCGGACTCGCGGCCGTTTTGACTTTCTCGCCGCCGACGGCGAGGTGGCCGAGGAAGACGCCCTCCTCGGGGATCTTCAGCCCGGTCTTGATCTCGGTGCTGTCCTCCGCCCGCCGGATGACCGTCTCGGGCTTCGGCACCCGGTCGGTCATCCGCCGCTTGAGCTCGCCGCCCTCCTCGTACAGCACGGCGACCGGTTCGAGCGTCGCCATGAACTTGTAGTCTTGCTCGTCGATCCCCTCGCGACGCATCGCCCGTCGCGCGTGGATCTCGGTCGCGTCGTCCGAGCGAAACTCCTGGGCGTACTCTAGGGCGACGATCCGACAGAACAGCCGCTCGCCGTCCGGGTAAGCCGCGACGAGGTAGCTGCCGATGCGAACCGAGGAGCGATTGTCGACGGTGACGTACGCACGCAGACACGTGTCGTCGGCCTCCTCGCTCACGACGAGCCCTTCGGAGGCCGACAGCGTCCCGATGCCGCGATCGGTCCCGACCGGCGAGACGGACATTGGTTCGAAGTCGGCGTCGGCATCGGGCTCGGATTCCGTCGACGACTCGGCCGCTGCCGTCGAATCTCCCTCCCCGGAGTCATCGGGGTCGTAGTTCGCGAAGTCGCCAAGATCGGACATACGACGACCCTCTCTCCCACCGAACAAAAAGCCACGCACCCGTACCGGGTCGTCGATAGCGCTTACCGATCGAGTTGATGCACGCGATTCACCGCGACCCGCACCGCCTCCGAGAGTGAGTCGACGGTCATCGTCCGCTCGCGTGCCGCCCGCAGGCCATCGCGCTCGTAGAAGACGATATCACGCCCCGGCTGGCTGTCGTCGATCGGTTTCAACACGAGTTGTGGGTCCGCGAGCGTCCGGCGAAAGCGGATCGTCTCCGAGAGCGGCTCCGAGCCGAACTGGACGAGGTCGGGGCGGACGTCCCACTCGTCGGGGAGTTCGCGCCGAATCGACTGAACGTCGACGCGGTCGGCGATCGTCTCGACTCGACGGATCTCCTCCAGCGTCCCGCCGTCCGATGGGTCCGTGGCAGGTTCGGATTCACTTCGCTTCGATGCCGACGCCGCGCCGGTGTTTCTCCTGTGTCGTGTCATTGTCTCGTCTCCATCGAATTATCCTCCGATCACCGCGGCCGGCGCGAGCATGCCGTCGAGCATGTACGTCGTCTGATCGGCGATGAGCGTCGCGTTGTGCAGGGCGACCAGGCCGAACAGCACCGAGAGAATCAGATAGATCGACGCCTGCGCGAACAGCGCGGTCTTCGGCAGGCCGTAGCGTCGTCTCACCTCGACCCCGAACAGTTCGGCGGCACAGGCCGCGAACAGCACCGTCGCGAACCCCAACACCGTCAAGCCGGTCACGAGCCCCATCTCGGTGAACAGTCGGTTCGCAACGGGGTTCGCCTCGACGATCGAAGGGATGTATCGCATCCCGACGACTGTCGTGACGATATCGGCGAGTTTCGTCCCGACGAGGAAGGTGAGGCCGTAAAAACGGATCGAGCGGTTGTATCGGTACCAGGGATCTGGTCCAGCAGCGCAATAGGTACCTCCCGTATTTCGACCTCTCCAGAGAGCGTTCGTGTCTCCGACGGTATCGTCCGTTCGCCCGCGATCCGTGCTCATTATATATAAACCTCTGGATGGTATCGGTGGCCGTTACGAGCCTTGCGCACGGCTACCACTTATATATTGGCCGATTAAAACCGCCTTACCGGTGATTAACGTCAGATTAAACACCGTTCGGGTCAGATTGTCCCCGCGAGATCAACGAGTTCAATGGTCGTCTGCCGGCGTGTCGAACTCCTGATTGTTTCTATGACTCCGTCGTTTCGTACGCGCTAAGACTATGTTCACATACCCGAATTGTTGAATCACAGTGATGCTCGGTTGAGACACATATATATGATCCCATTTTGTCAGATAAATGGCTTGCACCTTTGCATAAACTGTTTATTATAGTGAATGGTATACCGGCAATTCAGGTTCTCTGTCTGCTGAAATATAGTTATAAGGTAAAAAACATCTTATATTTTATGTAACATTTGCGGATCGACTGCCGTAACGGACACATAGGTTTTATATTATGAACTGGGGTTTATACATCCACGGCCGGTTTTGGTCAATGAAATGGGGAGTAAGTCGTGCTTACTACCTACGGTAACGTATCGACCTCCGAACGATTCCTCTATCTCTGGGTGGGGTGAGACATGAGGCGACAGACAACCGATACGGATGTACGCGCTGGGAAGCTTCGTGCGGTCCTCATCGTCTCGGCCGTCGCGCTATCGATCTTGTTCGGTGGGGTGGCGTTCGTCGGTAGCGCTTCGGCGCAAACCAACAACGCTGACATCGTAGTCGATGAGGATTGGAGCGAACCGGATGCTGTACCGGACGGATACGACGATGCGACGAATTCGATCAATGAGGCTGTCGGACTAGCAGGATCTGGCGATACCATTCACGTCAAATCCGGGACGTATGACGAGTCGGTCATCGTCGATGTATCGAATCTGATGGTCAAGTCCGTGGGTAGTGCCGAAGAGACAGTTATCACTCGCTCTGTAAACGATGGGACGCCGACAGTCGCGATAGATGCGGACGGCGTCGTACTCGACGGATTCACGATTGAGCGAGGTGGAGCCAGCACGACTACCGCACAAGGTGTTCGCGTTGCGGCCTCGGACGTGGAGGTTCGCAACAACCA
The DNA window shown above is from Natronomonas salsuginis and carries:
- a CDS encoding KaiC domain-containing protein — its product is MRRCRGASNQPSTADDKSSPKWPSSSANISRRGSNAGYARADRGRRMSDDDWFERDRPSGDGEPTTDDFAAAFDVDFDPALDPEPAIDAVDAPGSTSGGEFDEAFESDIPRLELGIGGLDAMIQGGVPERSLMAVMGSAGTGKTTFGLQFLQHGIERDERAVYIALEESATAVQQAATEKGWPFDDYLDDERLAIVDLDPIEMANSLTSIRNDLPRLIEEFDADRLVLDSVSLLEMMYDDQAKRRMEVFDFTKSLKRAGVTTMLTSEASDRDPYTSKHGIIEYLTDAVFVLQYVRSEFDQTRLAIEIQKIRNANHSRETKPYEITNDGISVYRQADIF
- a CDS encoding DUF7522 family protein, with the protein product MEMDDLAEELISACRASIGDELRSIAYFTEETVEQLYLRSDLDRTADLTGFAELERSGVRSDDLYRNTQLGEYQATVRMFEHGYLTRVIEDRYGVWVTTDSMSMERFEDLASSVKPVLAAHASDGGG
- a CDS encoding ATP-binding protein, translating into MSDLGDFANYDPDDSGEGDSTAAAESSTESEPDADADFEPMSVSPVGTDRGIGTLSASEGLVVSEEADDTCLRAYVTVDNRSSVRIGSYLVAAYPDGERLFCRIVALEYAQEFRSDDATEIHARRAMRREGIDEQDYKFMATLEPVAVLYEEGGELKRRMTDRVPKPETVIRRAEDSTEIKTGLKIPEEGVFLGHLAVGGEKVKTAASPPTIDYRLKDDYEAGDPLVFRHTLVAGGTGSGKTHGAKNVLRQYLADDRRYPTDDGRTVAPALVQFDPQDEYAQMHDDNPEVDAEYERRLDREGIAHGGVADTKAFVPKVGDATYAAAHHGAEQIEFTIPFSMVFDNPWLVAGSGLNDNQYGALVGVLLPQFERQYGDSGTYDDFRTFLDDPALKEELDESGRVHEATFDAIRRRILGFGSIFDQDARPITELVDAFVRPGGITTVPTYHINDSRATTTVVLALSSLLVDQKLSNNPTHDRIKETPLVLGMDEAHNFLTDADSVQADRVIGKFAEAAKQGRKERLGLFLITQDPQDIADPIFKQINTTVVLNLGDENAIKAVNIPSNLEGKVPYMEKGQMVVYSPDNSEPVELIGLSNCLTRHGRD
- a CDS encoding DUF5658 family protein — translated: MSTDRGRTDDTVGDTNALWRGRNTGGTYCAAGPDPWYRYNRSIRFYGLTFLVGTKLADIVTTVVGMRYIPSIVEANPVANRLFTEMGLVTGLTVLGFATVLFAACAAELFGVEVRRRYGLPKTALFAQASIYLILSVLFGLVALHNATLIADQTTYMLDGMLAPAAVIGG